The following proteins come from a genomic window of Flavobacterium eburneipallidum:
- a CDS encoding TonB-dependent receptor plug domain-containing protein — translation MTLKKHFAFCLLLLCQIIWAQQDTIVSLKEVLISDAQLNKFSNSQSVLQLTDSVIANNKTSLTTLLNYNSVIYFKENGLGMVSSPSFRGTTASQTAVIWNGININSQLNGQTDFNTISAQDFNSVAIRAGGGSAIYGSSAIGGSIHLNSDLSFANKFDNRLQLNYGSFNTLGLNYKMQIGTEKFSSQASISRNSSDNDYAYLNTNKKNENGQFYNTSLNVNLGYKLDAKNVLKFYSYLFDGERHFSGTLAAPSKSKYVDLNTRNLVEWMGNYNHFTSKLKMAFLTEKYKYFENATTSIFTYGEAKTATAKYDLSYKINSNIELNSVLDYTQTKGNGSDIVEDTRKIGSGVLLLKHRPFAKFLYEIAVRKEITNIYKCPVLFSVGTNYTPFSFYQLKLNASRNFRIPTFNDLYWKGSGNPDLKPESSYQAEIGHVFKFKKTTFSLTNYYIKIQDLLQWSPGVDGNWRPNNVGKVATYGAEILLNHAQKIGKHQFDLTATYAYTVSEDELKKKQLIYVPYHKFTASLGYSFEKFAAHCQYLYNGEVFTSSDNYYSLDDYLVSNVGIDYQFGKKKFLQLGFDVLNVFNESYENVSVRPMPGRNYTINLTFNF, via the coding sequence ATGACTTTAAAAAAACATTTTGCTTTTTGCTTGCTATTGCTGTGCCAGATTATTTGGGCGCAACAGGATACTATTGTTTCGCTGAAGGAAGTTTTGATTTCCGATGCTCAACTGAATAAATTTTCCAATTCGCAGTCTGTTCTACAATTGACGGATTCGGTTATTGCCAACAATAAAACTTCATTAACCACTTTATTGAATTACAATTCGGTTATTTATTTCAAAGAAAATGGTCTCGGAATGGTTTCTTCGCCTTCTTTTAGAGGAACAACTGCTTCGCAAACTGCTGTAATTTGGAACGGAATCAATATCAATTCGCAATTGAATGGTCAAACTGATTTTAATACCATTTCTGCCCAAGATTTTAATTCGGTTGCAATCCGAGCGGGTGGTGGAAGCGCCATTTACGGTAGCAGTGCCATTGGTGGCAGCATTCATTTGAATTCTGATTTGAGTTTTGCAAATAAGTTTGACAATAGATTACAACTGAATTATGGCAGTTTCAATACGCTCGGTTTGAACTATAAAATGCAAATAGGAACAGAAAAATTCAGTTCTCAAGCTAGTATTTCCCGCAATAGTTCGGATAACGATTATGCCTATTTGAATACCAATAAAAAGAACGAAAACGGACAGTTTTATAACACCAGTTTGAATGTGAATTTGGGTTATAAATTGGATGCCAAAAATGTTTTGAAATTCTACAGTTATTTATTTGATGGCGAAAGGCATTTTTCAGGAACCCTTGCAGCACCGTCAAAAAGCAAGTATGTTGATTTGAATACTCGAAATTTAGTAGAGTGGATGGGGAATTACAACCATTTTACATCCAAGTTGAAAATGGCTTTTTTAACTGAAAAATATAAGTATTTTGAAAACGCAACCACTTCTATTTTTACTTATGGAGAAGCAAAAACAGCAACTGCCAAATATGATTTGTCGTATAAAATCAATTCGAATATAGAATTAAATTCGGTTTTGGATTATACCCAAACCAAAGGAAATGGTAGTGATATTGTTGAAGATACAAGGAAAATTGGTTCAGGAGTTTTACTTTTAAAACATCGACCTTTTGCTAAATTTCTTTATGAAATAGCAGTTCGAAAAGAAATAACCAATATTTATAAATGTCCCGTTTTATTTTCGGTTGGGACGAATTATACTCCGTTTTCTTTTTATCAATTGAAATTGAATGCTTCTAGAAATTTTAGAATTCCAACCTTCAACGATTTGTATTGGAAAGGAAGTGGTAACCCTGATTTGAAGCCCGAAAGTTCGTATCAGGCAGAAATTGGACACGTCTTTAAGTTCAAAAAAACTACTTTTTCGCTTACGAATTATTACATAAAAATTCAGGATTTATTGCAATGGTCACCTGGTGTTGATGGCAATTGGAGACCCAATAATGTGGGTAAAGTAGCCACTTATGGTGCAGAGATTTTGTTGAATCATGCCCAAAAAATAGGCAAACATCAATTTGATTTGACGGCAACTTATGCTTATACCGTTTCTGAAGACGAACTCAAAAAGAAACAATTGATTTATGTTCCTTATCATAAATTCACGGCTTCGTTGGGGTATTCCTTTGAAAAATTTGCGGCACATTGTCAGTATTTGTATAACGGAGAGGTATTTACTTCCTCTGATAATTATTATTCACTGGATGATTATTTGGTTTCGAATGTTGGAATCGACTATCAATTCGGGAAAAAGAAATTCCTACAATTGGGTTTTGATGTTCTCAATGTTTTTAACGAAAGTTATGAAAATGTGAGTGTTAGACCTATGCCGGGAAGGAATTACACGATAAATTTAACCTTTAATTTTTAA
- a CDS encoding iron ABC transporter permease, with product MPNKNRNTILFSLLTVSLLLLLVLNISLGSVSIPMKDVFNSLTGGNSCKETWDYIIVNYRLPKAIAAILVGMGLAISGLLMQTLFRNPLAGPDVLGLSSGASLGVATVILGAVFLPSVLASFLLSSYGIILASSLGSFLVLLAVLSVSQSLRNTMAILIVGLMFGSLTNAIVGTLTYFSTAEQLQKFTFWSLGNLGNLSWSSIVILSVCIGIGLFLSLLNIKPLNALLLGENYARSMGMNYKKTRLIIILATSILTGSITAFAGPIAFIGLAVPHIAKLLFQTSNHTILFWSTLLLGAIIMLICDSISQLPGTDITLPINAVTSMFGAPIVIWLLLRKRKMMN from the coding sequence TTGCCAAACAAAAACCGAAATACCATCTTATTCTCCCTATTGACAGTGTCATTGCTATTACTATTGGTATTGAATATCAGTTTGGGGTCGGTTTCTATTCCAATGAAAGACGTTTTCAACAGCCTTACTGGTGGAAACTCCTGCAAAGAAACTTGGGATTATATCATCGTCAATTATAGATTGCCCAAAGCTATTGCAGCCATTCTTGTTGGAATGGGATTGGCTATTAGCGGATTATTAATGCAAACCTTATTCCGAAATCCATTGGCTGGACCAGACGTTTTAGGATTGAGTTCTGGAGCCAGTTTAGGAGTGGCAACGGTTATTTTAGGAGCGGTTTTTTTACCTTCGGTTTTGGCTTCATTTTTACTTTCGTCTTATGGAATTATCTTGGCTTCCAGTTTGGGGAGTTTCTTGGTTTTATTAGCTGTTTTGTCTGTTTCGCAAAGTTTACGCAACACCATGGCAATTCTTATTGTTGGTTTGATGTTTGGTAGTTTGACCAACGCCATTGTGGGAACACTTACCTATTTCAGCACTGCTGAACAATTGCAAAAATTCACTTTTTGGTCCTTGGGAAATCTAGGAAATTTGTCTTGGTCATCGATTGTCATTTTATCCGTTTGTATCGGTATTGGTTTGTTTTTAAGCTTATTAAACATCAAACCTTTAAATGCTTTGTTACTTGGCGAAAACTACGCTCGAAGTATGGGGATGAATTACAAAAAAACACGATTAATTATCATTTTAGCCACCAGTATTTTAACTGGAAGTATTACGGCTTTTGCGGGTCCAATTGCCTTTATTGGATTGGCAGTTCCACATATTGCTAAATTACTTTTTCAAACCAGTAATCACACTATTTTATTTTGGAGTACTTTACTTTTGGGCGCTATAATTATGTTGATTTGCGACAGCATTTCACAACTTCCGGGAACTGATATTACCTTACCAATTAATGCGGTAACTTCCATGTTTGGTGCGCCAATCGTAATTTGGTTGTTACTTCGAAAACGTAAAATGATGAATTAA
- a CDS encoding YncE family protein: MKFSRLLVVALISSIFFVSCTDDNDDNGIPLGSYDNGVLILNQGGYGKGNASVSYLSDDFVTQQNNIFSIVNPTITLGDVGQDIGFYQDLAFIVLNVSNKIEVVNRYTMEHVATIATGLDNPRYITFSNGKGFVTNWGDGGSTTDDYVAVLNLSTYAVTTKIPVAEGPERIVENNNKLYVAHIGGWGYGKTISVINAANNTLSTTITVGDVPNSLEINNGSLYVICGGNPSYSGSETAGSLVKVNLSNNTVASTINFAAKTHPSNLDVVNSNIFYTVGSDIYKSTVSATTLPSTALFSTTAQGVYGVYSFAVKNDKIYVGDAGNYSSNGKVYVYSAAGTLENQYTVGVIPAGFYFN, encoded by the coding sequence ATGAAATTCAGTAGATTACTAGTAGTAGCTTTAATAAGCTCGATTTTTTTTGTTTCTTGTACCGATGATAATGACGATAATGGAATTCCGTTAGGGAGTTATGATAATGGAGTTTTGATTTTGAATCAAGGCGGTTATGGTAAAGGAAACGCTTCGGTTTCGTATTTGTCTGATGATTTTGTTACGCAACAAAATAATATTTTTTCGATAGTCAATCCAACTATTACTCTAGGAGATGTTGGTCAGGATATTGGGTTTTATCAAGATTTGGCTTTCATTGTTTTGAATGTTTCCAACAAAATTGAAGTGGTAAACCGTTACACGATGGAGCATGTTGCTACAATTGCAACAGGATTGGACAATCCGAGATACATTACTTTTTCTAACGGAAAAGGCTTTGTTACTAATTGGGGCGATGGCGGAAGTACTACAGACGATTATGTTGCGGTTTTGAACCTTTCAACTTATGCTGTTACAACAAAAATTCCTGTAGCCGAAGGGCCAGAAAGAATTGTTGAAAACAACAATAAATTATATGTTGCTCATATTGGTGGATGGGGTTATGGTAAAACCATTTCGGTAATCAATGCTGCCAATAATACCTTGTCAACTACAATTACTGTTGGCGATGTTCCTAATTCGTTAGAAATAAATAATGGTTCATTGTACGTTATTTGTGGAGGAAACCCAAGTTATTCGGGGTCAGAAACTGCGGGAAGTTTGGTTAAAGTAAACTTATCTAACAACACGGTTGCTAGCACAATAAATTTTGCAGCAAAGACACATCCCTCTAATTTGGATGTTGTAAATTCAAATATTTTCTATACTGTAGGTTCCGATATTTATAAATCGACTGTATCTGCTACCACTTTGCCTAGCACTGCTTTGTTTTCAACTACTGCACAAGGAGTTTATGGTGTATATAGTTTTGCTGTAAAAAACGATAAAATTTATGTTGGTGATGCTGGAAATTATAGTTCTAATGGTAAAGTTTATGTTTATTCAGCTGCAGGAACTTTAGAAAACCAGTACACAGTAGGTGTTATTCCTGCTGGATTTTATTTTAATTAA
- a CDS encoding ABC transporter ATP-binding protein, producing MIKNILSTSNLCIGYKAKSSIITIAENLNLNLQEGKLIALIGANGIGKSTLLRTITGIQKPLAGTVSLNQKNIHELNPLTLAQNLSVVLTEKLPPSNLTVWELIALGRQPYTNWIGTLTDNDIAKINQAIALTQIQHLVSKRHFEISDGQLQIVLIARALAQDTPLIILDEPTTHLDLLHKVVLFKLLKKLTQETGKCILFSTHDIDMAIQLSDEMIIMTPEDTIQDQPCNLILKGSFNTLFKDEHIVFDSEKGKFVIS from the coding sequence ATGATTAAAAATATCCTTTCCACTTCAAATTTATGCATTGGTTACAAAGCTAAAAGCTCGATAATAACCATTGCCGAAAATCTAAACCTGAATTTACAAGAAGGAAAACTAATTGCTCTAATTGGCGCCAATGGTATTGGAAAATCTACTCTTTTAAGAACCATTACTGGAATTCAGAAACCTTTAGCAGGAACAGTTTCTCTAAATCAAAAGAATATCCACGAATTAAATCCATTGACTTTAGCACAAAATTTAAGTGTAGTTCTGACCGAAAAATTACCTCCAAGCAACCTAACGGTTTGGGAACTTATCGCTTTAGGAAGACAACCTTACACCAACTGGATTGGAACGCTAACCGACAACGATATTGCAAAAATCAACCAAGCAATCGCGCTGACTCAAATCCAACATTTGGTATCCAAAAGACATTTTGAAATTAGTGATGGACAATTACAAATCGTATTAATTGCAAGAGCTTTGGCACAAGATACGCCTTTGATAATTTTAGACGAACCCACCACCCACTTGGATTTATTACACAAAGTAGTGCTTTTTAAACTCCTAAAAAAACTCACTCAAGAAACAGGAAAGTGCATTCTATTTTCTACTCACGATATTGATATGGCGATACAATTGAGCGACGAAATGATTATTATGACTCCCGAAGATACAATACAAGATCAGCCTTGTAATTTGATTCTAAAAGGAAGTTTCAATACTTTGTTCAAAGATGAACATATTGTTTTTGATAGCGAAAAAGGGAAATTTGTGATATCTTAA
- a CDS encoding tRNA (cytidine(34)-2'-O)-methyltransferase, with the protein MLNIVLVEPEIPNNTGNIGRLCVGTESRLHLVHPFGFVINDKNLKRSGLDYWVHLDVTEYQNVEEWISQIPDKSRVFLMSSHASTSIYEAEFQDGDWLVFGKESVGLSQEVLSQFDNHLTIPMSNLIRSYNIANSVAFVVGEAKRQISVGR; encoded by the coding sequence ATGTTAAACATCGTTTTAGTAGAACCTGAAATCCCCAACAATACTGGAAACATTGGTCGATTGTGCGTGGGTACCGAAAGCCGTTTGCACCTTGTTCATCCCTTTGGGTTTGTGATTAATGATAAAAACTTGAAACGTTCTGGACTCGATTATTGGGTACATTTGGATGTAACCGAATATCAAAATGTAGAAGAATGGATTAGTCAAATTCCAGATAAATCCAGAGTTTTCTTAATGAGTTCCCACGCTTCAACATCCATTTATGAAGCCGAATTTCAAGATGGAGATTGGTTAGTTTTTGGTAAAGAAAGCGTTGGTTTAAGCCAAGAAGTTTTGTCTCAATTCGATAATCATTTGACTATTCCAATGTCGAATTTAATTCGAAGTTATAATATTGCGAATTCGGTAGCTTTTGTGGTTGGCGAAGCGAAGAGGCAGATTTCAGTAGGCAGGTAG
- a CDS encoding PepSY-associated TM helix domain-containing protein: MNTNLKKAIGKIHLWIGLSSGIIVFIIAVTGCLYAFQEEIQNITEEYRFVEKEDKPFLLPSQLEAIAQKEFPKKALHAIKYNGAEKSAEAIFYHYEPTYYYIVYLNPYSGKVLEKANMEEGFFRFILDGHFYLWLPHDIGQIVVASATLIFLVLLISGLILWYPRNKNATKQRFSFQWKKGTKWKRKNYDLHNITGFYVFLIALIFAITGLVWGFQWFAYSYYTVIGGEKSLVYEDPVSGKNKSSIEKPVDKVWTLMQKEYPHAKSIEVHPPENDSTSIAANANPEEGTYWKTDYRYFDQYSLEEKEVNHLFGKYKNAAVSDKLMRMNYDLHTGAVLGLPGKIFAFLISLLIASLPITGFYIWWGRKNKNKKTVSN, translated from the coding sequence ATGAATACTAATTTAAAAAAAGCAATAGGGAAAATACATTTGTGGATCGGATTATCTTCGGGAATTATTGTTTTTATTATTGCCGTTACGGGTTGTTTGTATGCCTTTCAGGAAGAAATTCAAAACATTACCGAAGAATATCGCTTTGTCGAAAAAGAAGACAAGCCTTTTCTGCTACCGTCTCAATTGGAAGCAATTGCCCAAAAAGAATTTCCAAAAAAAGCGCTTCATGCCATAAAATACAACGGAGCCGAAAAATCGGCAGAGGCTATTTTTTATCATTATGAACCCACTTATTATTATATCGTTTATCTCAATCCGTATTCGGGAAAAGTATTAGAAAAAGCCAATATGGAAGAAGGCTTTTTTAGGTTTATACTTGATGGGCATTTCTATCTTTGGTTGCCTCACGATATAGGTCAAATTGTAGTGGCATCGGCAACTTTGATATTTCTTGTACTTTTGATTTCAGGTTTAATTCTTTGGTATCCGAGAAATAAAAACGCTACTAAACAGCGCTTTTCTTTCCAATGGAAAAAAGGAACGAAATGGAAGAGAAAAAATTATGACTTGCACAACATCACTGGTTTTTATGTGTTTTTGATTGCGCTTATTTTTGCCATTACAGGTTTGGTTTGGGGTTTCCAATGGTTTGCTTATTCTTACTATACTGTTATTGGAGGCGAAAAATCATTGGTTTATGAAGATCCTGTTTCTGGAAAAAACAAATCAAGCATAGAAAAACCTGTTGATAAAGTTTGGACTTTGATGCAAAAAGAATATCCTCATGCCAAATCCATTGAAGTGCATCCTCCTGAAAACGACAGTACATCCATAGCCGCAAATGCCAATCCCGAAGAAGGCACTTATTGGAAAACCGATTACCGCTATTTTGACCAATATTCGTTAGAAGAAAAAGAAGTCAATCACCTGTTTGGCAAATATAAAAATGCTGCTGTATCAGATAAATTAATGCGTATGAATTACGACTTACATACTGGAGCTGTATTGGGTTTGCCAGGGAAAATATTTGCTTTCCTCATCAGTTTATTGATTGCTAGCCTTCCCATAACAGGATTTTACATCTGGTGGGGACGCAAAAATAAAAACAAAAAAACCGTCTCAAATTAA
- a CDS encoding GxxExxY protein yields MITQKYLDELTYEVIGSAIEVHKIMGRGLLESVYHQCIKEELTQRKINFSTEMKVPLVYKTKELKLDFKCDLFIENCLVVELKSVIQPNPIFEAQLLTYMKLLKAPKGILINFNCFNIFKEGQKTFVNEYFKNLPEK; encoded by the coding sequence ATGATAACACAAAAATATTTAGATGAATTAACTTATGAAGTCATTGGTTCTGCGATTGAAGTACATAAAATAATGGGTAGAGGTTTACTCGAAAGTGTCTATCACCAGTGTATTAAAGAAGAACTAACACAAAGAAAAATAAACTTTTCTACAGAAATGAAAGTTCCTTTAGTATATAAAACCAAAGAACTAAAATTAGATTTCAAATGTGATTTATTCATTGAAAATTGTTTAGTTGTAGAATTAAAATCTGTAATCCAACCAAATCCTATATTTGAAGCTCAACTATTAACTTATATGAAACTATTGAAAGCACCTAAAGGGATTTTAATTAATTTTAATTGTTTCAATATTTTTAAAGAAGGGCAAAAAACTTTTGTAAACGAATATTTTAAAAATTTACCTGAAAAGTAA
- a CDS encoding ABC transporter substrate-binding protein: MKSILLRISLFLFLISIIGCKQNDSNSKTKTEISNNLVQYAKGFEIYKHNGFSIIKITSPWPEAKENFTYILQEKNGIIPDSLKQFTVIPIPLKSIVVTSTTHIPALELLGVENTLIGFPNTDYISSEKTRKRIDAGKVRQVGVNENLNTEVLIDINPDLIVSFGLNNSNPTLDNLQKSGLKVMLNGDWTEQSPLGKAEWIKFFGALYGLDSKANTIFSEIEKEYKTTLALVQKATTKPTVLSGAMYQEQWYVPQGESWAALFLKDAKSQYLWADTRGTGSLAISFENILEKAQNADFWIAPGDFSSLKEMSDSNPHYNQFASFKNKKVYSYSLNKGEKGGILYFEWSPTRPDWVLKDLIKIFHPELLPNHKLFFLQKLE, from the coding sequence ATGAAATCTATTCTTCTTCGAATCAGTCTATTTTTATTTCTAATTTCCATTATTGGATGCAAGCAAAACGACAGTAATTCCAAAACTAAAACAGAGATTTCCAATAATTTAGTTCAATATGCTAAAGGTTTTGAAATCTATAAACACAACGGTTTTTCGATCATAAAAATCACAAGTCCTTGGCCTGAAGCCAAAGAAAATTTTACCTATATTCTCCAAGAAAAAAACGGAATTATTCCCGATAGTTTGAAGCAATTTACCGTTATTCCAATTCCTTTAAAATCGATTGTGGTTACCTCAACCACACATATTCCAGCGTTGGAATTATTGGGTGTCGAAAATACTTTGATAGGTTTTCCTAACACCGATTACATTTCTTCGGAAAAAACCAGAAAACGAATTGACGCTGGAAAAGTGAGACAAGTAGGTGTTAATGAAAACCTCAACACCGAAGTTTTAATCGATATAAATCCCGATTTGATTGTCAGTTTTGGGTTGAACAACAGCAATCCTACTTTGGATAATCTTCAAAAAAGTGGGTTGAAAGTAATGCTCAACGGTGATTGGACAGAGCAATCTCCATTAGGAAAAGCAGAATGGATTAAGTTTTTTGGTGCTTTATATGGGTTAGATTCCAAGGCAAATACTATATTTTCGGAAATTGAAAAGGAATACAAAACGACTTTGGCTTTAGTCCAAAAAGCAACCACCAAACCAACCGTTTTGAGCGGCGCAATGTATCAAGAACAATGGTACGTTCCACAAGGCGAAAGTTGGGCTGCCTTGTTTTTGAAAGATGCTAAATCCCAATACTTATGGGCCGATACGAGAGGAACTGGAAGCTTGGCAATCTCATTTGAAAATATCCTAGAAAAAGCACAAAATGCCGATTTCTGGATTGCTCCTGGTGATTTTTCGTCCTTAAAAGAAATGAGTGATAGCAATCCGCATTACAATCAATTTGCTTCATTTAAAAATAAAAAAGTATATTCGTATAGCTTAAACAAAGGTGAAAAAGGCGGAATTCTTTATTTCGAATGGTCGCCTACTCGCCCCGACTGGGTTTTGAAAGATTTAATCAAGATTTTTCATCCAGAATTGTTACCGAATCATAAATTATTTTTCTTGCAGAAATTGGAATGA
- a CDS encoding type II toxin-antitoxin system VapC family toxin: protein MNGNSIVLDTNIVLYLLNGDDELVTILNQMQLYVSVITEIELLAYQEISIQDKAKIKYFLSECIIVPLNDEIKNICIAIKQTSKVKTPDAIVAATSIHNKIPLITSDKGFEKNQNLDLFLYKA, encoded by the coding sequence ATGAATGGGAATAGCATAGTTTTAGATACTAATATTGTGCTATATTTACTAAATGGCGATGATGAATTAGTGACTATTTTAAACCAAATGCAATTGTATGTTTCTGTAATCACCGAAATTGAATTGCTTGCTTATCAAGAAATTTCTATTCAAGATAAAGCCAAAATAAAATATTTTTTATCTGAATGCATAATTGTTCCTTTGAATGATGAAATAAAGAATATTTGCATTGCTATAAAACAAACTTCAAAAGTTAAAACCCCTGACGCTATAGTTGCAGCAACTTCTATTCACAATAAAATTCCATTAATTACTTCTGATAAAGGATTTGAAAAAAATCAAAATTTAGATTTATTTTTATACAAAGCTTAA